In Cyanobacteria bacterium FACHB-DQ100, one genomic interval encodes:
- the ribE gene encoding riboflavin synthase, with product MFTGLIQTVGHLAILSPEQVRISGARVGMILQDLAIGDSVAVDGVCLTVAEILSDGFVADVSPETVSRTTLERSAGGAKVVNLETSLRVGSKVGGHFVTGHVDGIGAFESAVPTATSWEVRFKTESKQVARYILPKGSISVNGISLTVANCAADGSWFTVAVIPHTYAETNLSELKPGDWVNLEGDILGKYVEKFLRGGRSETEVPDRISVEFLAEHGYL from the coding sequence GTGTTTACAGGACTGATTCAAACGGTGGGACATTTGGCGATCTTGAGTCCTGAACAGGTCAGGATCTCAGGTGCGCGAGTCGGCATGATTTTGCAGGATTTAGCGATCGGCGATAGTGTCGCGGTGGATGGCGTGTGTTTAACCGTGGCTGAGATTTTGAGCGATGGATTTGTGGCGGATGTGTCGCCGGAGACGGTGAGCCGCACCACATTGGAACGATCGGCAGGGGGGGCAAAAGTGGTAAATTTAGAGACCTCGCTGCGGGTTGGAAGCAAGGTAGGTGGGCATTTTGTTACCGGTCATGTGGATGGTATTGGCGCGTTTGAATCGGCGGTTCCAACTGCAACTTCCTGGGAAGTTCGGTTTAAGACGGAAAGCAAACAGGTCGCACGATACATTCTTCCGAAAGGAAGCATTTCGGTGAATGGCATTAGTCTCACCGTGGCAAACTGTGCGGCGGATGGCTCATGGTTTACGGTAGCGGTGATTCCTCATACTTATGCTGAAACGAATTTGTCTGAGCTAAAACCCGGAGATTGGGTGAATTTAGAAGGCGATATTCTCGGTAAGTATGTGGAGAAATTTCTGCGCGGGGGTCGATCGGAGACAGAAGTGCCTGATCGAATTTCGGTGGAATTTTTGGCAGAACACGGATATCTTTAA
- a CDS encoding bifunctional nuclease family protein, translated as MIEMKVAGIALDAQTRSPIVLLKDATDRRALPIYIGQDQAKAIISVLEGQVPPRPLTHDLIVNFLEAWQMTVEKVIIHSLQDNTFYAVLIVAQGEARREVDSRPSDAIAIALRTNSPIWVMEEVVADASIPVDRDADEAERRAFREFLSNLSPDELIQRGRFSSGEAQ; from the coding sequence ATGATTGAAATGAAGGTTGCGGGCATTGCGTTAGACGCGCAGACTCGAAGCCCGATCGTATTGCTCAAAGACGCAACCGATCGACGAGCGCTTCCAATTTACATCGGTCAAGATCAGGCTAAGGCAATTATTAGCGTTCTCGAAGGTCAAGTCCCGCCGCGACCCCTGACCCACGATCTGATCGTGAACTTCCTGGAAGCTTGGCAAATGACCGTGGAAAAAGTAATTATCCATTCCCTACAGGATAATACCTTTTATGCGGTGCTAATTGTGGCGCAGGGAGAAGCACGGCGCGAGGTTGATTCGCGTCCGAGTGATGCGATCGCAATTGCTCTCCGCACGAATAGCCCCATCTGGGTGATGGAAGAAGTCGTGGCGGATGCGTCGATTCCAGTCGATCGCGATGCAGACGAAGCAGAACGACGCGCCTTCCGGGAGTTTTTGTCAAATCTTAGCCCGGATGAACTGATCCAGCGCGGACGGTTTAGCAGTGGGGAAGCCCAGTAA
- a CDS encoding aldo/keto reductase: protein MQYRRFGQTNLFYSMFSLGTMRCLSSPQVMEQTVQRAIEFGINHIETARGYGKSEEFLGMALQAVSRDSLFLTTKLPPSLDAAQTDRLIDESLDRLQVSSIDSIAIHGLNTWEHLDWVKAEAGCMKAIQAAIADGRVRHIGFSTHGSLDLILATIETSLFEFVNLHYSFFFQRNAPAIELAHQKDMGVFIISPADKAGMLHTPPQTLIDLCAPFSPLELNYRFLLSDSRITTLSVGAAKPEELDLPDLEKDLSIEEAIDRLQARTAIDPNQCSQCYQCLPCPESIHIPEVLRLRNLATAYDMTGFGEYRYRMFENAGHWFPGNKANRCTDCGDCLPRCPEELDIPKLLRETHDRLNGNPGRRLWQD from the coding sequence ATGCAGTATCGCCGCTTCGGTCAGACGAATTTGTTTTATTCGATGTTTTCGCTGGGGACGATGCGCTGTTTGTCGTCTCCCCAGGTGATGGAACAAACGGTTCAACGAGCGATCGAGTTTGGGATTAATCACATTGAGACGGCGCGGGGATACGGCAAAAGCGAGGAATTTTTGGGAATGGCGTTGCAGGCTGTCTCGCGTGACTCTCTTTTTCTAACGACAAAGCTTCCACCCAGTTTAGATGCCGCACAAACAGATCGCCTGATCGATGAATCTCTAGATCGGCTTCAGGTCAGTTCGATCGATAGCATTGCGATTCACGGCTTAAATACCTGGGAACATCTCGACTGGGTTAAAGCTGAGGCGGGCTGCATGAAAGCGATTCAAGCGGCGATCGCAGATGGGCGAGTGCGGCATATTGGCTTTTCGACCCATGGCTCGCTCGATTTGATTTTGGCAACGATCGAAACCAGTTTATTTGAGTTCGTCAATTTGCATTATTCGTTTTTCTTTCAGCGAAATGCTCCTGCGATCGAGCTTGCTCATCAGAAAGATATGGGCGTTTTCATTATTTCGCCTGCGGATAAAGCTGGAATGCTACACACGCCGCCACAAACATTAATCGATCTCTGTGCGCCATTCTCACCGCTTGAGTTGAATTATCGATTTTTATTGAGCGATTCTCGAATTACCACTCTGAGTGTAGGAGCCGCGAAGCCTGAAGAATTAGATTTGCCGGACTTAGAGAAAGATTTGAGCATCGAGGAAGCAATCGATCGCCTGCAAGCGAGAACAGCGATCGACCCCAATCAGTGCAGCCAGTGTTATCAGTGTTTACCTTGTCCCGAATCGATCCATATTCCTGAAGTGCTGCGCTTGCGAAATCTAGCAACAGCCTATGATATGACCGGTTTTGGTGAGTACCGCTATCGAATGTTTGAGAATGCGGGGCACTGGTTTCCGGGAAACAAAGCAAATCGCTGTACGGATTGCGGCGATTGTTTACCGAGATGTCCGGAAGAGTTAGACATTCCGAAATTATTACGGGAGACGCACGATCGCTTAAATGGCAACCCTGGGCGGCGATTGTGGCAGGATTAG
- the apcB gene encoding allophycocyanin subunit beta, whose product MRDAVTSLIRNYDITGRYLDRNAIDSLKTYFDTGMARVQAAATINADAAEIVRQAGSQLFEENPELIRPGGNAYTTRRYAACLRDMDYYLRYATYALVAGDTDVLDERVLEGLRETYNSLGVPCGPTVRGIQIMKDIVKSKAAAAGIADTRFLDQPFDYMARELGEKDL is encoded by the coding sequence ATGCGGGACGCAGTGACAAGCCTGATTAGAAACTACGACATTACAGGGCGTTATTTGGATCGCAATGCGATCGACAGCCTGAAAACTTATTTTGATACCGGAATGGCTCGCGTTCAAGCGGCTGCGACGATTAATGCAGATGCCGCAGAAATTGTGCGCCAAGCTGGCTCGCAGTTGTTTGAAGAAAATCCAGAACTGATTCGTCCGGGCGGAAACGCTTACACGACTCGTCGCTATGCCGCTTGCCTGCGCGATATGGACTACTACTTGCGCTATGCCACTTATGCGCTGGTTGCAGGCGACACGGATGTTTTAGATGAGCGGGTTTTAGAAGGATTGCGCGAGACCTACAACTCGTTAGGCGTTCCTTGTGGCCCGACCGTGCGCGGTATTCAAATCATGAAGGACATTGTGAAATCGAAAGCTGCCGCAGCCGGTATTGCAGATACTCGCTTCCTGGATCAACCCTTTGACTATATGGCGCGGGAATTGGGCGAAAAGGATCTGTAA
- the glnA gene encoding type I glutamate--ammonia ligase: protein MATPQEILAKINDENIELIDLKFIDTPGIWQHLTLHRSQIDESSFTDGVPFDGSSIRGWKSINESDMSMVPDPDTAWIDPFMEHKTLSMICSIQEPRTGQPYSRDPRSIAQKAIDYLQSTGLGDTAFFGPEAEFFIFDDVRYDQNQHEGYYHVDSAEGIWNSGRQEPGGNLGYKPRNKEGYFPVAPTDTSQDMRSEMLLTMAKCGVPIEKHHHEVATGGQCELGFRFGTLIQAADWLMTYKYVIKNVARKYGKSVTFMPKPVFGDNGSGMHCHQSIWNNGQPTFAGDGYAGLSQTALWYIGGILKHAPSLLAFTNPTTNSYKRLVPGFEAPVNLAYSQGNRSASVRIPLSGTNPKAKRLEFRCPDATSNPYLAFAAMLCAGIDGIKNQIDPGSPLDVDIYELSPEELAKVPSTPGSLAEALKSLETDHEYLTTSGVFTEDFIESWISYKLDREVIPMSIRPHPYEFMLYYDC from the coding sequence ATGGCAACCCCACAAGAGATCTTGGCGAAGATCAATGACGAGAACATTGAGTTGATTGATCTCAAATTCATCGATACGCCAGGGATTTGGCAACACCTCACCCTGCACAGAAGCCAAATTGACGAAAGCAGCTTCACCGACGGCGTTCCGTTTGATGGATCGAGTATTCGGGGTTGGAAATCGATCAACGAGTCAGATATGTCGATGGTTCCTGATCCGGATACGGCATGGATCGATCCGTTTATGGAACACAAAACGCTGAGCATGATTTGCTCGATTCAAGAGCCGCGTACCGGACAGCCCTACAGCCGCGACCCGCGATCGATTGCCCAAAAAGCGATCGATTATCTGCAATCGACCGGACTGGGTGACACCGCTTTCTTTGGTCCTGAAGCAGAATTCTTCATTTTCGACGATGTTCGCTACGACCAAAACCAGCACGAAGGCTACTATCACGTCGATAGCGCTGAAGGGATTTGGAACTCTGGTCGCCAAGAACCCGGCGGAAACTTAGGATATAAGCCCCGCAACAAAGAAGGCTACTTCCCCGTGGCTCCGACCGATACTTCGCAAGATATGCGATCGGAAATGCTGTTGACGATGGCGAAGTGCGGCGTGCCGATCGAAAAGCATCACCATGAAGTGGCAACGGGCGGACAGTGCGAACTCGGCTTCCGTTTCGGAACACTGATTCAAGCCGCAGACTGGCTGATGACCTACAAGTATGTGATCAAGAATGTCGCTCGCAAATACGGCAAGTCTGTCACCTTCATGCCGAAGCCTGTATTTGGCGATAACGGTTCGGGAATGCACTGTCACCAGTCGATCTGGAACAACGGTCAACCGACTTTTGCAGGCGATGGCTACGCAGGGTTGAGCCAAACTGCACTGTGGTACATCGGGGGTATCCTCAAGCACGCGCCGTCGCTGTTGGCATTCACCAACCCGACCACGAACTCCTACAAGCGCTTGGTTCCTGGCTTTGAAGCTCCGGTGAACTTGGCATACTCGCAAGGCAACCGCTCCGCATCGGTACGGATTCCGCTCTCTGGCACCAACCCGAAAGCAAAACGCCTAGAGTTCCGCTGCCCGGATGCGACCTCGAATCCCTACCTGGCATTTGCGGCAATGCTCTGTGCGGGTATCGACGGCATCAAGAACCAAATCGATCCGGGTTCACCGCTGGATGTAGATATCTACGAACTCAGCCCCGAAGAATTGGCAAAAGTGCCCTCAACTCCAGGATCGCTTGCTGAAGCGCTGAAGAGTTTGGAGACCGATCACGAGTATTTGACCACAAGTGGAGTCTTTACCGAAGACTTCATCGAAAGCTGGATCAGCTACAAGCTCGATCGCGAAGTGATTCCGATGAGCATTCGTCCGCATCCGTATGAGTTCATGCTCTACTACGACTGCTAA
- a CDS encoding class I SAM-dependent methyltransferase: MPDTLTKLAYQTFQQGKSYFGLAHKALSTQLLNIVAPAPAETKPNPKPLSFELIHTIQKRMDAILETDWQDAEKGVYPASLLFDNPWDDFFRYYPAVWLDLPEMWQRVNQKRHQDFDPGVETQGLPSYYVQNFHHQTNGYLSDESANLYDLQVELLFNGTADPMRRRILAPLKDGLSAFSDVLPHQIKILDVACGTGRTLRNIRGMLPKASLYGVDLSAAYLRKANQLLSQVPGTLPQLVQGNAEELPYLDNYFHAVTSVFLFHELPPAARQNVINEAFRVVKPGGTFIICDSIQMADSPDLSIAMENFPEIFHEPYYRHYTTDDLTKRLTDAGFTGVSEQVHFMSKYLIAKKPSAVRPEPESAAVGIAIG, from the coding sequence ATGCCCGATACACTCACCAAGCTGGCATATCAAACTTTTCAGCAAGGCAAAAGCTACTTTGGTTTAGCGCATAAAGCTCTTAGCACTCAATTGCTTAACATCGTTGCGCCTGCTCCAGCCGAAACCAAGCCGAATCCAAAACCGCTCTCGTTTGAACTGATTCACACCATCCAAAAGCGCATGGATGCCATTCTTGAAACCGACTGGCAAGATGCCGAAAAAGGAGTTTATCCTGCAAGTCTCTTGTTCGATAATCCCTGGGACGATTTCTTCCGCTACTATCCTGCCGTTTGGCTGGATCTACCGGAAATGTGGCAGCGCGTGAATCAAAAGCGCCACCAAGACTTTGATCCTGGAGTCGAGACTCAAGGATTACCCAGCTACTATGTGCAAAATTTTCATCATCAAACCAATGGTTATCTGAGTGACGAGTCGGCGAACCTGTATGATTTGCAGGTTGAACTTTTGTTCAACGGAACTGCTGATCCAATGCGCCGTCGAATCCTCGCGCCCCTTAAAGACGGCTTGAGCGCATTTAGCGATGTGCTACCACATCAAATCAAAATTCTAGATGTCGCCTGCGGGACTGGACGCACTCTGAGAAACATTCGAGGAATGTTGCCGAAAGCTTCGCTGTATGGCGTGGATCTATCCGCTGCCTATTTGAGAAAAGCAAATCAATTACTGTCTCAAGTGCCCGGAACGCTGCCGCAATTAGTGCAAGGCAATGCAGAAGAGCTGCCTTACCTGGATAACTACTTCCACGCGGTGACGAGCGTATTTCTATTCCACGAACTGCCTCCCGCAGCTCGTCAAAATGTGATCAACGAAGCCTTTCGCGTGGTGAAACCGGGTGGAACTTTTATCATCTGTGACTCAATTCAGATGGCTGACTCACCGGACTTGTCGATCGCAATGGAAAACTTCCCGGAAATCTTTCATGAACCGTATTACCGCCATTACACGACTGATGATCTGACCAAGCGGTTGACTGATGCTGGCTTTACAGGAGTGTCTGAGCAGGTTCACTTTATGAGTAAGTATCTGATTGCAAAAAAGCCGAGCGCAGTTCGTCCAGAACCTGAAAGCGCTGCGGTTGGTATTGCGATCGGTTAG
- a CDS encoding CHASE2 domain-containing protein, with protein MTVVTAVVALQLAGGFQPLELMTLDYWFRLRPPEAADSRIVVVTIDESDFNEIGRYPIPDQQLADVLSKIKQQKPRVIGIDIYRNLPIEPGHKALRQVYATTPNLIGVEKTLSGANLPSVDPPPILRDRGQIAASDLVIDFDGKVRRNLLSLRVNPIWGKQERTIETLGTRLGLEYLKREGVKPVQRGNGFELGKTRLEPLQPNSGGYVRGDTGGFQVLSNFRNLQGQFTSVSFTDVLNDRVPAQLMRDRIVLLGSIAESLNDRFFTPYSSAAKLTAAGVEIHADFASQLISAALDNRPILRSVSDWVEAIWLLLWLGVGTVLGAQLRSVRRMITYMIGIVLAGVLSVYGLFLGGWWIPIVTPLVGFGAIVVATRGYLMWESLARSHDTLQDYARTLEQKVQERTQALTEQNVELMRAKQEAEAADRAKTAFLANVNHELRTPLSIILSSSELMSYDKALTPKQKERLGLINQSVEHLLDLINGVLELAKLEAKAETVEIEEIALKPLLYSLIEMFESQAIEKCLSLSISCTNDVPDWIETDERKIRQVLINLLTNALKFTNEGSIALRVFPVKSSLLRFEVEDTGIGIADYEIQTLFKPFTQTESGRKSGKGTGLGLSISQQLLQLLGTRLQVRSMPNVGTLFWFELPIAPTIASEADLIY; from the coding sequence ATGACTGTCGTAACAGCAGTGGTTGCGCTCCAGCTCGCAGGCGGATTTCAGCCACTCGAACTCATGACGCTCGACTATTGGTTTCGCCTCCGTCCTCCTGAAGCCGCCGATTCACGCATTGTGGTGGTGACGATCGACGAATCTGACTTTAATGAGATCGGGCGATATCCGATTCCAGACCAGCAGCTTGCGGATGTATTAAGCAAAATTAAGCAGCAAAAGCCGCGTGTGATTGGGATAGATATCTATCGCAATCTGCCGATCGAGCCAGGACATAAGGCTCTGCGGCAAGTCTACGCAACGACTCCCAATCTCATCGGCGTAGAGAAAACTTTGAGCGGCGCAAATCTGCCCTCGGTTGATCCGCCTCCAATTCTGAGAGATCGGGGGCAGATTGCCGCAAGCGATTTGGTGATTGATTTCGATGGGAAAGTCCGCCGGAACTTATTATCTCTACGGGTTAATCCGATTTGGGGTAAGCAGGAGCGAACGATCGAAACGTTGGGGACGCGGCTGGGTTTAGAGTATCTCAAACGAGAAGGGGTTAAGCCAGTTCAGCGAGGGAACGGGTTTGAATTGGGTAAAACTCGTTTGGAGCCGCTACAGCCAAATTCAGGCGGCTATGTTCGCGGAGATACGGGTGGCTTTCAAGTTTTATCGAATTTTCGTAATTTGCAGGGGCAGTTCACGTCTGTCAGTTTTACCGATGTGTTAAACGATCGAGTGCCTGCACAGTTAATGCGCGACCGAATTGTTCTATTGGGTTCGATTGCAGAAAGCCTGAACGATCGCTTTTTCACGCCTTATTCTAGCGCCGCAAAGCTGACTGCGGCAGGCGTTGAAATCCATGCGGACTTTGCCAGCCAATTGATCAGTGCAGCTTTGGACAACAGACCGATTTTGCGGAGTGTATCAGACTGGGTTGAGGCAATCTGGCTGCTGCTGTGGTTGGGTGTAGGGACGGTGTTGGGGGCACAACTGCGATCGGTGCGGCGAATGATCACCTACATGATCGGCATTGTTCTGGCGGGAGTGCTTTCGGTGTATGGGCTATTTTTGGGAGGATGGTGGATTCCGATCGTCACCCCGCTTGTAGGATTCGGCGCTATTGTGGTGGCAACGCGGGGGTATCTCATGTGGGAGTCACTGGCGCGATCGCACGATACTTTACAGGATTATGCACGCACACTTGAGCAGAAAGTGCAAGAGCGTACCCAAGCATTAACAGAGCAAAATGTTGAATTGATGCGGGCAAAACAGGAGGCGGAAGCTGCCGATCGTGCAAAAACCGCGTTTCTAGCGAATGTGAATCATGAATTAAGGACTCCTTTGTCGATTATTTTGAGCAGTAGTGAGTTGATGAGTTACGACAAGGCACTGACTCCAAAACAGAAAGAGCGCTTAGGTTTAATTAATCAGAGTGTGGAACATTTGCTGGATCTAATTAATGGAGTGTTGGAGTTAGCCAAACTTGAAGCAAAAGCCGAAACGGTTGAGATTGAGGAGATAGCACTAAAACCATTGCTGTACAGCTTAATAGAAATGTTTGAGTCGCAAGCGATCGAGAAGTGTTTAAGTTTATCGATCTCCTGTACGAATGATGTTCCAGATTGGATTGAAACAGATGAGCGAAAAATACGACAAGTGCTGATTAATTTGCTGACGAACGCACTGAAGTTTACTAATGAAGGAAGCATTGCTTTGCGAGTATTTCCTGTGAAATCTTCTCTACTGCGGTTTGAGGTAGAAGACACCGGAATTGGCATTGCAGATTATGAGATTCAAACCTTGTTTAAACCGTTTACGCAAACAGAGTCAGGGCGTAAATCCGGTAAGGGAACAGGATTAGGCCTGTCGATCAGTCAGCAGTTGCTGCAACTTCTTGGTACAAGGCTTCAGGTTCGGAGTATGCCGAATGTTGGGACGCTGTTTTGGTTTGAGTTACCGATCGCGCCGACGATCGCTTCTGAAGCCGATTTGATTTATTAA
- a CDS encoding NUDIX hydrolase, whose protein sequence is MMQPDSIQAILTAVEAHTPIDSTEAAHKIAILDHFRQSSAPTDSFCFEPGHATGSAWVIAKDTQQFALIYHKTLDHWLQPGGHAEPEEPDLLTVSLREAQEELGITLDRAQTCLLDLDVHRIPDTKKYPSHLHFDFRYLCLTNSQPLQPATDAVRAEWFSLDQLNALQLDPGIERMIRKSMIQI, encoded by the coding sequence ATGATGCAACCCGACTCAATTCAAGCCATCCTTACCGCAGTCGAAGCCCATACCCCGATCGACTCCACCGAAGCCGCCCACAAAATTGCAATTCTCGATCATTTCCGTCAGAGTAGCGCTCCTACAGACTCATTCTGCTTTGAACCCGGACATGCCACCGGAAGCGCCTGGGTAATTGCAAAAGACACGCAGCAATTTGCGCTGATTTATCACAAAACCCTCGATCATTGGTTACAACCTGGCGGACACGCAGAACCCGAAGAACCCGATCTGCTCACCGTTTCGCTCAGAGAAGCCCAGGAAGAACTTGGAATTACGCTCGATCGTGCTCAAACCTGCCTACTCGACCTCGATGTCCATCGGATTCCAGACACCAAAAAATATCCGAGCCATTTACACTTTGATTTTCGTTATCTTTGCCTCACCAATTCTCAACCCTTGCAGCCTGCTACAGATGCAGTTCGAGCAGAATGGTTTTCACTCGATCAACTCAACGCGCTCCAACTTGATCCAGGTATTGAGCGCATGATCCGCAAGTCGATGATTCAGATTTAA
- a CDS encoding RluA family pseudouridine synthase gives MGRNVTEATYWYEGICPRSHKPLRLPRTKLIEAIAHQLMQELAADGQYSQEGKMYGVLLTETAEGEQQTLKAFSGLLNGQSVVDSWVPPISGRDRILHQESITLTLLESLKKQIIQQYEIPERQQYQQLIEEYDRKLKDLSEQHRQRKLERQDKRQNADHNSDLDEQSKRDGIERRNLKRDRTAILNPLKQIIDQADEQIRQLKQQRKQLSQQLQSQMYESYRVTNFAGETRSLSSLLTSMPTGTGECCAPKLLHYAATHQLKPLAMAEFWWGESVGDKIQGEFYGACAERCQPMMGFLLSGLESIDQSINQSIDIVYQDDWLMVVNKPAGLLSVRGRYGQNCLLDRFSEPLIPVHRLDQDTSGLIILARDTQTYKLLSQQFQQRKIHKVYEAVLLGQVIQNQGRIDLPLWSDPNDRPRQKVDYQLGKPCTTNFQVLDVQETTRLEFHPITGRTHQLRVHAAEGLGAAIVGDRLYGTTPSDRLHLHARDLQFTHPILGKTIALHATTPF, from the coding sequence ATGGGTAGAAACGTCACCGAGGCAACTTATTGGTATGAGGGAATTTGTCCTCGATCGCACAAGCCTCTCCGCTTACCGCGCACGAAATTAATTGAAGCGATCGCGCATCAATTAATGCAAGAACTTGCCGCTGACGGGCAGTATTCACAAGAGGGTAAGATGTATGGTGTTTTGCTCACCGAAACCGCTGAAGGAGAACAGCAGACTTTAAAGGCATTTTCGGGGTTGTTGAATGGACAAAGTGTTGTCGATAGCTGGGTTCCACCGATTTCGGGGCGCGATCGTATTCTGCATCAAGAATCAATTACATTAACACTATTGGAATCGCTGAAGAAACAAATTATTCAACAATACGAGATTCCTGAACGTCAACAATATCAGCAATTAATTGAAGAATACGATCGAAAACTTAAGGACTTATCTGAACAACACCGTCAGCGAAAACTAGAGCGGCAAGATAAGCGACAAAATGCTGACCATAATTCTGACCTAGATGAGCAAAGTAAGCGGGATGGAATTGAGCGACGTAATCTGAAACGCGATCGTACCGCAATCTTAAATCCCCTAAAGCAAATCATTGATCAAGCCGATGAGCAAATTCGACAACTGAAACAGCAACGCAAGCAGCTATCACAACAGCTTCAGTCTCAAATGTATGAGAGCTACCGCGTCACAAATTTTGCGGGAGAAACACGATCGCTCTCTAGTCTCCTTACCTCAATGCCGACTGGAACCGGAGAATGCTGCGCTCCAAAACTACTCCACTATGCCGCAACCCATCAGCTCAAGCCGCTAGCAATGGCAGAGTTTTGGTGGGGTGAATCTGTTGGAGATAAAATTCAGGGCGAGTTTTACGGTGCGTGTGCGGAGCGATGCCAACCTATGATGGGATTTTTACTCTCAGGATTAGAGTCGATCGACCAATCGATCAACCAATCGATCGACATCGTGTACCAAGACGACTGGCTTATGGTGGTGAATAAACCTGCTGGATTGCTTTCAGTGCGCGGACGATATGGACAGAATTGTTTACTCGATCGTTTCTCTGAGCCGTTAATCCCAGTGCATCGATTAGATCAAGACACATCTGGTTTAATCATTCTTGCTCGTGATACACAAACTTATAAACTGCTGAGTCAACAGTTTCAGCAACGCAAAATACACAAAGTTTACGAAGCAGTTTTATTGGGACAGGTAATACAAAACCAAGGCAGAATTGATTTACCGCTTTGGAGCGATCCGAACGATCGACCCAGGCAAAAAGTCGATTACCAACTTGGAAAACCTTGCACCACAAACTTCCAAGTATTAGACGTGCAAGAAACGACCCGGCTTGAATTTCACCCCATTACCGGAAGAACGCATCAATTACGAGTTCATGCCGCTGAAGGATTAGGAGCCGCGATCGTCGGCGATCGCCTTTACGGCACAACTCCATCCGATCGCCTCCACCTACACGCCCGCGACTTACAATTTACACACCCGATCTTAGGCAAAACGATCGCCCTACACGCTACAACCCCTTTCTAA
- a CDS encoding ABC transporter permease, producing the protein MTTSTPRRFRSGLDRVVELLTSDTSIYVFKRLLQALFTLFLAAALSFFIIQLAPGDYLDTLRENPKISPERIDQLRRQYGLDKSWIEQFFLWVWNIITKGDFGTSFVYNRSVVSLLWERVPPTLLLAITSLIVTWGVAIPLGVLAAIKQQRWVDRVLQVLSYTGQGFPSFITALLLLIFAQNTSPLFPVGDLTSIDFADLTPLGKVLDVAWHLVLPTLALAIAGFAGLQRIMRGQLLDVLRQDYVQTARAKGLPENRVIYVHALRNAINPLITLLGFEFASLLGGAFITENFFNLPGLGRLILQAVQAQDLYLIMSSLMMGAVMLILGNLLADLLLKAVDPRISLEDLN; encoded by the coding sequence ATGACGACCTCTACACCGAGAAGATTTCGATCTGGATTGGATCGAGTTGTTGAGCTTTTAACGAGCGACACTTCGATCTATGTGTTCAAGCGATTGTTGCAGGCATTATTTACGCTTTTTCTTGCTGCAGCGTTGAGCTTTTTCATTATTCAGCTTGCCCCCGGAGATTATCTCGATACCTTGCGCGAAAATCCAAAAATTTCGCCAGAGCGAATTGATCAACTGCGGCGGCAATATGGCTTAGATAAATCCTGGATCGAACAGTTTTTCTTATGGGTGTGGAACATTATCACTAAAGGCGATTTTGGCACAAGCTTCGTTTACAACCGCTCGGTGGTTTCGCTCCTTTGGGAACGAGTGCCGCCGACCTTGTTACTCGCCATTACTTCGCTGATTGTGACTTGGGGTGTGGCGATTCCGCTGGGTGTGCTGGCGGCGATTAAGCAGCAAAGATGGGTCGATCGAGTGCTGCAAGTTTTGAGCTACACCGGACAGGGATTTCCAAGCTTTATTACGGCGTTGTTACTGTTAATTTTCGCGCAGAATACTTCCCCCCTGTTTCCGGTGGGAGACTTAACCAGTATTGATTTTGCCGACTTAACTCCGTTAGGTAAAGTTCTTGATGTAGCGTGGCATCTGGTTTTACCGACTTTGGCGCTAGCGATCGCGGGTTTCGCTGGATTGCAGCGCATTATGCGAGGACAGTTGCTCGATGTGTTGCGCCAAGATTATGTTCAGACGGCTCGTGCGAAAGGGCTTCCAGAGAATCGCGTTATTTATGTTCATGCGTTGAGAAATGCCATCAACCCGTTGATCACCTTGCTAGGATTTGAATTTGCCAGCCTGCTGGGTGGCGCATTTATTACAGAGAACTTTTTCAATTTACCGGGGCTGGGAAGGCTGATTCTACAAGCGGTACAAGCACAAGATTTGTATTTAATTATGTCGAGCCTAATGATGGGAGCCGTGATGTTAATTCTGGGAAACTTGCTGGCTGATCTACTATTAAAGGCAGTTGATCCCCGGATTAGTCTGGAAGACCTGAATTAA